CGAGGTAAAAGGAGATTGCAATGCAGCCGAAATTTCAAGAATTTCTTCATCATTAAATTTTATGAAATTTGCCTCCAGCATCAATTTCTCTAGAATTTCATATGAATAATGTGGCTTTCTTAAATTGACATCAAATACTTTAAAAACTTCATTTTGTAATAATGATTCTAACGATTTTCTTGACACGTCATCCCTGCAAACTAAACTTCCGTAAATTAAAACATCTGCATTCTTTACCAATTTTTGAGCATAATCGTTTATTTCAATTTTGTCCCAGGCAGATGGATAATGAATATCATAGGTTGCTGAGCCATTTTTATCCAGTGTTACCTTTACCAAGCCTGTAGGATATGTTTCTGATTTTGAAATTGTATTAGTATCAATTCCTAAGCTTTCCACTTCATGAAGTATTGCATCGCCATTATCATCATTTCCTACACCGCTGATCATTGAGACTTCGCAACCCAGGCTTTTCATTCGAAGGGCGACATTTAGTGGCGCTCCTCCAATCTTTTTTTCGTTTTCAAAAACATCCCAGAGAATTTCTCCAAATGCCACTACTTTAAGTTTTCTATTGTTGTTCATTATACTTTTTTTATAAAATTACGATTTAATTAAAAACTTTCATTGATCAAACAATCCTTAAATTTATTTCATAAAAAAAGGGAATATCCAATTAAATGAATATTCCCTTTTGCTATTCTTAGAACTAAATTAGTTAACTAATACTTTTGCTGTTTTTATTCCTTCAGCTGATTTTGATCTTACTACATACAAACCTGTATTTAAATCAAAACTTGTATCTGCTCCTGTTTTGAATGATTTAACTAAAGCACCGCTAATACCGTAAACATCTACCTGAGTATCCGATTTTACATTCGATACAAAAACTGATTTGCCGTTTGAGAAAACGTTTGATACAGCGTCAGCATGGAAATCATTAGTCCCAAGAGAAGGTGTCACTACAGCAGCACCAACTACTTCAATTTTATGAATAGTAACATTTGCGTCAGAATAAATATAAATTTTACCTGCAGCAGATACTGGAGCTGTTAAAATTTCATTAGGTTTTATAGATGTTGCAGCTGTATTTGTAACTGAAGCAGTAGCTAAAACATTAACTCCATTTGATACTGTAAGATTACGATCTGCACCACTATTACTACCATGTCTAAACCAAACTTTAACAGAACAAGCTCCATCAACATTAAAAGAAAAATAACGAGTAGACGGTAAATTATTACTTACTGTTGCATTACCATTAGTTTTAATACCATCAGTAGCTATAAAACCATCACTATAAGTCGTCCCAGTTGTAACCATCGCGCCAAATAAATTATTTGAAGTCGTATGAGAGGTTAAGTTTAGTAAATCTATTTGTATTGTCGTTACTGGAGTTGTACTAGTAAGACCCAAATACGTTGTTGGCCAGTTTGCTTTATCATCACTAAAATTCCAAGTTTTTTGTGCATTAACAGAGAATGTCGCAAACAGCACAATTGATGTAAAATAAAGTAATTCTCTTTTCATAATATAATTTTAAAAGTTTAATAATCAGTGTAATCGATTATCTAAGTTAAGATTTTTTTATTATTATTTTAAAAAAACATTTAAAATTTATCGATTCCTTATTTAAATAATTCCACTTACTTTAAAAAACTATAATCATTATAAGAAAAGCGGGTCTCTGGAAAACCAAAAGACCCGCTTTTTAAAATTAAATTTAAAACTACTATTAGTTGGTAATCACTTTTACAGCTTTTTGACCATCTTCAGCTTTAATTAAAACAATCCAAACTCCGGTTTGAAATTCAAAATCGATATCCTGAGCTGTTTTGAATGTTTTTACTTTAGCTCCTGTAATCGTGTAAATTGCTACTGCAGTTTCTGACTTAACGTTTGAAATGGCAATACGGTTTTTATAAGCAAGAACGTTCACAGCAGAAGTTGGCGTATTATCCTTTACACCTAAATTATCATTAGAAATTAATTGTGGCAGGGGATCCCAGCCATCGCTTCCTTTTGTGAAATTTAGAGTTGTAATAGCAGTACCGTCTGTTAATGAAGCTGCAGCCAGTTTAGTTGACCACGCTACACGTCCTGATGCATTGTTTACACCAGAATTTTCAATTGTTCCATATTCGTACATTTTAGCTGACTGACCGCCTAAACTATCATTCCATCCCGCAGGTACTATCAATGACTGGTTTTCATTTCCTGGGAAATTTGACGTTTCAATAGTGGTGTTGTAAAAAACTACCTCACTTGTTGTAGCTTGCCATGGACGACCAAAATAACCTGGTTTTGAACGATACGCTGAAGCCGTTTCTGTACCCGGGATAGCAGTTGTCACTTTACACTCGTACATTAAGTACCCTCTGCCACTAGTTTGCTGCGGCGCTGTTATGTAAGCCTGATCTCCTGCAGTATCGCTTGTATTCATAGCTAAATCAGTTTTATAGAAAACTGCAGTCATTCCTCCAAAAATATAATCAACAGCTCCCATCATTACCCCTTTGTAAGCCACAAGCCTTGTTCCTGTTCCTCCATAGAAAGAATCCTGGCGACCTACTACCCTACATTTATTCAGGACTACTTTATCAATATTATTAGCTATTGCAATAGCAGCTGCTCTTTCTACAAAACTTCTGTTCTGAACAGCCGTATTTCCAATATCAGTAGGTCTTATACCTTTACTTCCTGAAGACCACATTACGACAACGTCTTCAGATTCTTTTTTAGAAATGTATTGGTTAAATGAGTTCTCAAAGATAATGTCATTCGCTTCGAAACCATTCGCTGTAACAACTACAGTAGCATTCCAGTAAGATCCGTTTGTTGTTCCTGAACCTTTGTTTTCATACGATAAATAACCGTTTTCTTTGTTCACTTTTAAAACATCTGCATGCCATTTCTGGTCAGATGACATACTGTAATAATTGTAACCATGACCATAATAAGATGTGATTCTTACCGCTCCTGCATCAATATCAACACCTTTATTCAATAGCTTAATGTTTGGAGTAGAAGCTGCATTTTTAAACGTTACATTTGCCTGATTAATTACCAGCATCTCTTCGTAATTACCCGGATCAATCATAACCGTAACACGATCTGTAGCTGTACGTGTCATTCTTGCAACATCTGCAAGCGCCGCATTAATAGTTTTGTATGGCTTATCTGAACCAACAGCCAGAACAGGTGCATAAGATATACTTCCTTGTGAAGCTGTAGACAGGAAGTCCAGTGTTTTAGAAGTTGCTGCATTTGCCACATTTAGATTAGAAGTTAAAGCCATCGCTACACTGCTGTCTAATCCGCTGTATGAAATACTATAAGTTCCATTACGTAATGTTATTCCCGAAACAGAGTTAAAGTTATATACATACCCGCTTTCATTTAAGTTAGTGAACGTTAACTTTAAGTTACTAATTTGGGTAGCGTTTAAACCTGTTGTATTGATAGTAATAGGATATGCCGCTTTTAATGTAAATGCAACATTCGCATTAGTATTACCGGTAATTGTAATTTTATTAGCCAGTACTTCATAATCATTTACACCTTGACCTGAAATTGTATATTCTGTATTTGGTTCTAAATTTACTGTATAAGAACCATCAACTGTATTAATAACCGGTGCTGGCACATAAATTTTATTAGCTGCTGCAGGAGCTGTATATTTTAATACTAAATTAGAAATTTTAGTTCCTAAACCTGTAATAGTACCGCTAACTGTGTATAATTGTACTTTTTCAATTACTACATTATGACTGGTAGTAGTCTTTAATACCTGCAATGAACTTCCATTATTAATCACATATCCATTAGCACCTGATAAACTTATATCATACGTATATCCGGCAGGCAATTTTACTGTGTAAGAACCAGAAGTAATGGTTGCCGGGAAAACTTTACCAACAGCATTTGTAAACTGGACATTATAGCCGTTAGGAATTCCGTTAGCCAAAGTTACATCTATAGTTCCGGTTAAGTTAACATAATCAGCATCTTTTCTATAGATTCTATAATAACTTGGTTTACCTTTTGTGTCAAAAATATGATAAGTACCTGATTTTTTAGCCACAAATTTAATTTCTGTTATAGCAGATGTAAATGCTACTTTATCTGTTTGTTCTGTCGCGTTACCAACATATTCAAAATTTAGAACTCCTCCACCATCACCATCTGTTTTGGTAATAACTGTTACCTCATCATCTGCACTTAAAGTCAGACTTAAATATCTCCCTACAGCTGCTGCTGCATTAACATATAATCTTCCCTGATAATCTGTTGTCCCTGAAGCATCTTCATCGAAACGGGTAAGGTTTGTATTAAGCGTTCTTAACCTGTCATTTGACCCTCCAACCCAGCTTAATACTCCAGCTGAAAAAGATGGCAATACATTATTATTACTACCAACAACAACAGAAGACAAATACCAGCTATTAATAGCTAACTGATTTAGTTTATTATTGTACAAAGTACCATCAAGTTGCGTAGCAGCAAAATCCCAAACATCCGTTTTACCATTTGAAGCAATAACTTGTGCAGCATTCTCAACACTCATTCCATGAATATAGATTTCTGCTGTAGGGTTTGCAGCGCTAATTAATTTTGCTGTAATAACTGCCTTAGGACCTGTGTAAGAAAAATTAAATGGCTGAGCATCTGTTAATCCATTATTTTGTGCTCTGATAGTTCCCAAGAGATTATTTGATGCATCTCTAAATTCTAAAAGGGCATCAGGAGATCCGTACATACATGCTATTACAGTAATAGTTGCATTGCCTGCTACCGCTATATCAAATGAATTACCTGCATAAAAAACACCTCCGTGAGCAGCATCATGATAACCAAATTTTACAGCATCAGTAGCCGTATTACTTTTTATGGTAACCATACCGTCATTGGTAACAAAAGTATTGTAACGCAAAGAAGTATAAGCTGTCTGAGGCATTTCAGAACCATTTGCAAAATTATACGTGTACGTTTTTCCAAATTCCGGTGCAGGAACAATACTATTGTCTTTAATAGTAATTGAATATGTTTTTGGATCAGTTGCGCTATTGGCATAAGTAACTGTCATTACATCGCCGCTAACGCTTACTGAAGCAATATCTCCTGTT
The Flavobacterium flavigenum genome window above contains:
- a CDS encoding carbohydrate kinase family protein, which gives rise to MNNNRKLKVVAFGEILWDVFENEKKIGGAPLNVALRMKSLGCEVSMISGVGNDDNGDAILHEVESLGIDTNTISKSETYPTGLVKVTLDKNGSATYDIHYPSAWDKIEINDYAQKLVKNADVLIYGSLVCRDDVSRKSLESLLQNEVFKVFDVNLRKPHYSYEILEKLMLEANFIKFNDEEILEISAALQSPFTSLEENIHFIATHTNTPSICVTKGKHGAVLLWKGTLYENAGYAVKVVDTVGAGDSFLASLITCLLTGSTPQKAIDFACAVGALVAASSGANPDISLVEIQKMISAKK
- a CDS encoding pectinesterase family protein, giving the protein MKKNYLFFLVLILFGSVVRGQITNAVTYDFTDGTIIAAKQSTDGKLTLGGAYTWHNNSPSGYGLDLKLSQEINISVTGSCTIRFLGSKYSGLKLTGTSSTGVNLGTMNTEVVNDKVDTYEFVYSGLAAVLNFKAVAGTGNDIYLPKIEVIPAQLGKNFTSAEKNIAYLFDLRDQSIIPSAYPGNNYELGLFKIEAGCCNAYSLNGAQHGIAFKAGNKITLKVAGNSYIRVATDQYSGGTIKATSATGAFDITTVNNNTGTTFSNGAPTYVNILYVGTAGTVTLESVGATNYLPYIEVSPVPYPVSLSSYVQKTGTIVVNGTTINLKSGIDAATNATVGVSAGTVISATSDKASVRINLNGSALSTFTPAVTGDIASVSVSGDVMTVTYANSATDPKTYSITIKDNSIVPAPEFGKTYTYNFANGSEMPQTAYTSLRYNTFVTNDGMVTIKSNTATDAVKFGYHDAAHGGVFYAGNSFDIAVAGNATITVIACMYGSPDALLEFRDASNNLLGTIRAQNNGLTDAQPFNFSYTGPKAVITAKLISAANPTAEIYIHGMSVENAAQVIASNGKTDVWDFAATQLDGTLYNNKLNQLAINSWYLSSVVVGSNNNVLPSFSAGVLSWVGGSNDRLRTLNTNLTRFDEDASGTTDYQGRLYVNAAAAVGRYLSLTLSADDEVTVITKTDGDGGGVLNFEYVGNATEQTDKVAFTSAITEIKFVAKKSGTYHIFDTKGKPSYYRIYRKDADYVNLTGTIDVTLANGIPNGYNVQFTNAVGKVFPATITSGSYTVKLPAGYTYDISLSGANGYVINNGSSLQVLKTTTSHNVVIEKVQLYTVSGTITGLGTKISNLVLKYTAPAAANKIYVPAPVINTVDGSYTVNLEPNTEYTISGQGVNDYEVLANKITITGNTNANVAFTLKAAYPITINTTGLNATQISNLKLTFTNLNESGYVYNFNSVSGITLRNGTYSISYSGLDSSVAMALTSNLNVANAATSKTLDFLSTASQGSISYAPVLAVGSDKPYKTINAALADVARMTRTATDRVTVMIDPGNYEEMLVINQANVTFKNAASTPNIKLLNKGVDIDAGAVRITSYYGHGYNYYSMSSDQKWHADVLKVNKENGYLSYENKGSGTTNGSYWNATVVVTANGFEANDIIFENSFNQYISKKESEDVVVMWSSGSKGIRPTDIGNTAVQNRSFVERAAAIAIANNIDKVVLNKCRVVGRQDSFYGGTGTRLVAYKGVMMGAVDYIFGGMTAVFYKTDLAMNTSDTAGDQAYITAPQQTSGRGYLMYECKVTTAIPGTETASAYRSKPGYFGRPWQATTSEVVFYNTTIETSNFPGNENQSLIVPAGWNDSLGGQSAKMYEYGTIENSGVNNASGRVAWSTKLAAASLTDGTAITTLNFTKGSDGWDPLPQLISNDNLGVKDNTPTSAVNVLAYKNRIAISNVKSETAVAIYTITGAKVKTFKTAQDIDFEFQTGVWIVLIKAEDGQKAVKVITN
- a CDS encoding T9SS type A sorting domain-containing protein, encoding MKRELLYFTSIVLFATFSVNAQKTWNFSDDKANWPTTYLGLTSTTPVTTIQIDLLNLTSHTTSNNLFGAMVTTGTTYSDGFIATDGIKTNGNATVSNNLPSTRYFSFNVDGACSVKVWFRHGSNSGADRNLTVSNGVNVLATASVTNTAATSIKPNEILTAPVSAAGKIYIYSDANVTIHKIEVVGAAVVTPSLGTNDFHADAVSNVFSNGKSVFVSNVKSDTQVDVYGISGALVKSFKTGADTSFDLNTGLYVVRSKSAEGIKTAKVLVN